The genomic window GGGCGGCCGGGCCGTGAGGCAGCGCTCGGCAGTGCTGCGGACCCCGCTCCCGGGCGGCCGCCTCTCCTCCCGCCCTCACCTCGGCAGCGCGCGGCACCGCCTCCCCCCGACGGCCCTCCAGCCGGGCCCTGCCCTCCCCGGGGGGCGCCCCCCGCCCGTTGCCGCCCCGCGGCGGGGCCCagcccgccccgcagccccctcACCTCCCGGCGACCCGCGCGGGGCTCGGCGCCCTTCGCAGCCCGGCCCGCCATTTCGCGGCCCGCCCGCCCTCACTCACTCTGGGGTGTTGATCCAGATGATGTCGAGGTGGCAGTAGTAGACGCACTCCTTGTCTTTGTAGGTGTAGCAAGTGCAGCGCCGTGCTCGGCGCCGCAGCACCCCGCCGTCCGCCTTGGCCCTGCCGCCGCCCGGCaccgccgccgctccgctctCCTCCCGCTGCTTCTGCCCCAGCGCCGCCGAGCGCGGATCTCCGCCCGCCGGcagggagcggggccggggcggcgaGGACCCTACACCGCGGGAAGGCAAGAGCAGCGCTCAGCAACCCCTCGGCAACCCCCGAGCCCCGCAGCCCCTTCCGCAACGGGACCCCGAGCACGGCGCTCCCTGAAAACTTTCAGGGCTGTTACAGGCACCGTTACGCTGCTACTCGGTGCGGCCAGACGGGGTGCCGTGCAGCCCCGCAGGTTGGGGAGCTGCTGGGTTCTCACCCACGCGCGGCCGAGTGATGTCTTTGGTGCCCGGTTACAGACCGCGCGTCGGACGGGGCTGCTGCCTTTTGgaagaagggcaaaaaaaaaaacaaaaaaaaacaaagcagccttTCTTTGTGCGCGTGTGTGGAaatggcaaaagaaagaaagaaattcacgTTACCTGCAGTCGACGTAATTGTAAGTCCAAAGAGGAACAATAAGCCCAGCTCCATGAAACCCAAATTGCACGCTAGTTAACTGCAGGCAACGGTGAAGTGCAGAGGCGGCGGAGCCGTTCCGGGCGGGCTCTCTCCGGCGTGCGGGCAGCGATATCCTCGGGCTGGCGGCACACGCTGCTCCGCAGCCACTTCCCACGCGGAGGTGCGATCGGCGGTTCTCCCACGTAGTTCTTTTACTTCCAGTGCGGACTTAGTCCTGGAGGGGAGAGCGTTGTCAAAAGAAGGGAAGCTCCATCGCTCGGCTTTTCTCACACAcacctcccaccccacccccaaaTCCGATCAGAAACCGGAGCTGCTGTTTCCCAGCTGCAGCCGCCTCCCGCCAGCGGACAGCTGCGGCCTCGGGGCGGGCGCTGCTGGCACTGCCCGCCCCCGGCCCGTCCGTGCAGGTGAGGCGCGGCGCAGCTTCCTTCCCCGGCAGCGGGAGGCGCATCCCTCCTGGCACTGCCAATGGGGCTCCTCGTCCGTCGCTTTTAAAAGGACTATAGTTTCGGGAAGACGGCTTGTGTGATAGAAACAAGAGGCTGTGATTTAAATCTGAGCTACCGACTTAGGAAGTGACAGAAGGGTTTCATTCTGCACGCATACCTGGCACGTGTACCGAGAACAAGACTGCTGCATGTGGCACTGTTTGTTATCAGAATATAAACCGTTCAGCGCTAGTAGGCAGGGTTTAAGGGCTAAGGGAGTCTGTCATGTCCTTCATTACAGTAGTTAGTGTATTATAACCTATTAGAACATGTGTTGTAGATAGCTCACAGAGAAAGATTAGCAAATTTAATTGTCagtattttaaatcaaaacattCAAGTGTGTTTCAGTGCTACCAGAAAGAGCTGCAGTCAACATTTCTTTCATGCATCGTGCCAGTTCAGTGCATTCCTTAGATCTGTTTCACGAGTAGGAAAGTCATTGCAGAATCACTCAGCTTACGTTGTGTGAAGGCCTGATGCTGTTCTCTGCCATCTCACATTCTTTCTCCGGCCCTGCCCCCAGTCCCCCCAACCCCAGCTTCTGCTGTGGGCTCTTGAGCAACAAGTACAAAAAACATCATCGAGGTGTCATGTCCTGTCAGTCTGTCAAACCATGCCTTTGTCAGCTTCTGAAGTGTGAGAGTCCCAGGGGAGAACTTTGGTCTACCGTATTCCCAACTAATAACAAAAGCACGATGCTCGTTAAAGACATTAATAGTTAGAAAGTTCCTTTTCCTCCAGCTTTGCTGACACCATGGTTCTCTGTGGACAATGAAATGGCTTGGCTGGCGTGGCTTTGAAATGACAAGACTCTGCAATATAGCACTGAAATATCGGAACAATGAGAGCAGTTCACCAAAGTATTGATAACGTTCAACCACCGAACAGAGCTGGGAAAGCACTGTGGtgattttaaatatcttcaCTGCAAGTCTCTAATATCCTCAAAACAAATATAGTGGGGGGGAATTAGATCCTATGCAAATTCCTGGAGTCAGTATGGCACTGAAGTTCAGGCTTAATCTAGCAAAGTTCTCGCTTTCCTTTAAGGATGACTAATGGCAGTGACCTTTGCTTTTAGATACGTTGTTCTGCTGGATGCTGAGTTTGTGTGTATTGAAGTCATGCTCTCGATGCATcgttttgtttcctttttgttgtatggctgctgctgttctgaagaTACAGTCACAAAGCATCTctggaaaaagaatatttttgatgTTAGTTCCATTATGTCTTAAGTAGAAAAACTAATTGCTTCAATCCGGGCAGTTCTGGGTCTCGTACTCCGACAATGCTGTACAGGATTGATTTTGACAAATGCTTGTAGTTGCATTTgaacttctctgaaaaaaagaaaaaaatagaagtttatTGTGCTGTTACTGCTTAACAGAATTCCTCTCCACACCCAATAGGAGGTACTGGTTGCGTGTTGCTGATGTAATCAGTTATAATACATTATTCCAAATTATGGGTTATACACTTAATGTTATTTCTTGTGAcgcattttttaaatgacagtatAGAACTATCACAGTAATAAGAAGTTTAAAATGGGTAATGTGTAACTGCATCATAGCTGCGGGTTAACAAAGAAGGCAGaagaggtgctgtgctgtgaactGATCCGAGCCAATTTTCCAAATATACTCATctgttttttaatgacattttggaggcctcttctgcactgccctactttttcttccatgtgtttttaaacactgaGAAGCCAGGGGAGGCACCACCAGCACTGATACCGAGTGCTGTGCAAACAGaagaagtaataaaatatattctgaaatCAGCTATCAGGGGTCAGAAATTAGGAAGGGCAAAGTTGACCGTATTGAAGCTTAAAAGAAGATAAGACGTAAGACTTATATGGGAAGAAAGAGACTCTCATCAAAGGAATTGGGACTTCTGGAAGCTGTGGGCCTGATTCTCAGTTGCACTGATTATCAACTTATTTGTTTGTGCTGCATATTACCTATGAAATGGTACTGGTTTTGTACATCTATTTGAGGAATCTGCTTCTGTTTAtcggagaaaaaaaaatgctttgttttctgtttttcgAGCAGCTGTGGAGGCAGATTCCCAAGAGACTGGAAGCAAGTTGATCCAATCTATACTATTTTACAACTTTTACTTTAGATTTAACTTCCCagattccattttctgtttccgTTTCCAAATCGTTAGGATGGATGGGTACTTCCAAACATCTTGAGGGCTTTTAGGCTAAGATACCTTAGGCAAAGGTATGGATTTAATCCTCTTCACACTTTCTAATCTTCCCATTTCCAACATATTCCTTCCTGCCCCTGTGCAGggccagcacagcagtgctgtaggAGCCAGAAATGCTCTCTGCACACAGTGGGAATTCCCCTATGTTAGGACACTTCCCCATTCTTAGGCCACCCAAGCAGCTTAACGGAAGGCGATCAGTAGACCTGTGCTGTTGCTGGGTGTAAATATTGTATATTTGAGAAGAACTTACAATTGGCTGAAAGGAGAACGTATCTTAGAGATGAGGTCAAGGCTGAAGGAGTCCTGGAATGTGGAACAGCTGTAATAGATGACGGTAGGAAAAGTAAGCTCAGATTCCAGATTTTATATTCGAAAACCCCGGACTGCCTTTTCAATTAGGAACATAATCTTGGTTTTGTTTAGTATTTCTCTGTCCCTTGTTATCCCCGCTTTATAAATACACTCCAGTGATTGTGAAGCAATCAGAGACCCTAGCAGTAATTCCACAGCATTTAACCTTTGTAACACAGGTGACTACACAAAACAGTTATGAGTTATAAAGAAGTTCCAGATGTTTTTAAGTAAGTTTGGTTACTGAGAGAAACCACTTAAAAAGCTAACTTTGGAGGATACAATTACGGTAGAAATAAAGCctatatttaaaatacacagtagAGTGCTAGCAGTGGGGGAGGCAGTTTTGGCACTGGTATCTATTCTTACAACTTCACAGCAGGTCAAGAAAAAAGCTTGGCCAAAACAGATATGATAATAAGTAAAAGCAACCAAACTATTTATTGTGCTTATACACTATGCAGACCTCTTTTCCCACTGTCTTGCTTCTTATCGCAATATTCTTTTCTGTTAATGAAAGGAAAGGTCATTTTACTGTGCAAACATTGTGTTTAGAAGCACATTCTGCATCATTCACACAACATGAGCAATGTAATAGATTGTAGCTGATTgaaaaaatgtgctgaaatcAGTGGGGTCTTAAGAAAACATTATCTTCTGCTTATTATTTTAGTTACTTTTCGCTTGGGTTCTGTAGCCAGAAAGCTGAAGTTAATCTTGTCTCCCTCGTGTTATAGGCAGCCCTATTCTGATCCCTTTGATGCCAGTGGATAGAATCCCATTTTTAGTGGCCTTTGAACCAGGTGTAGTAAAAAGCAACTGATCATGCTGTATAGTTTGCAGTTGGGTAACTTGCTTAAAGGAGGAGAGTTGTGTGAcctatttctcttttcccactgcttttattatttttaatactcaTGTGCTATCAGAAGTGACATACATACTTGGTAAACACCAAAGAGGACAAGTGTCCCTGCTCTGACCATGTTACAATATGTAGATAAAAGCAGAGTAAGGAAGGAGCTATATGGCTGTTTTTTCAGCCTCCATAGCAATAGAGCAGTGGCACACATATTTAatgatttctgcttctttcagcTGTTGTGAAATTTAGGAAGGAGTTTGCATAAGATAACATATCCTGCTGTTGTAATATGCTGGAGACAGAGCTGAGATCTCTGGATAAGGAATGCTGCATAAACACTAAGTGCTGTTATCAATGCCCACCACTCTCCCCAGGATCTGAACCTGACCTTACTTCCTGGATCCAAACAATCTCTGACTGTGGAAATGACATGATTTTATAAGAATACAATTTACTGTTTTGTTACCTGCTTCATATAACCAAATTGCTCGTGTTCACATACATTTATTCAAATGTGGGCATGTTCCCAAAGAAAGAGAATTCCCTATCACAATATGATCAAGCtgaacatttctgtgtttgaaaagAATAGTGACTGAGAGCTGCCAGCAAGAAGCTGGAGACTGAAAACTGGGCTGGTTGCCTTGCCAAAAGAACTTGGCAGATTTACAAAATGAGGGAGGCAGAGGGGCAGACCACTTGTGAGGGCCATCCCATTGCTGGAGATGCAGCAGAAGGGGTGATGAGAAGAGGGAGGGAGTGGTGTGCACTTAGGAGGATTTGGGTTCTGGCctggttttctttcctcagcaGCCTGATAGGATATTTGTGGTCAGTTGTTTGTGGCGtgaatgaaaaacaaggaagggGAGGTGTATAAGTGAGATGGAGAACAGCAGCTAGAGACTAGGTGTGCCTTGCAGATGTGGCTGGCCTTCAGGCTGTTATCCAAAAAGTGAAATTTATGTGCTTTTCTGACAGCATTTCCTAGAGAGCTCCCCTTCTTGGAGTGCACTGTATGGGTGCCTTTGAAGAGGAcatattttgctttcactgaaaaGCCAAAGGATCAGAAACCCTGAGCCAGCTGTCCTGTATGGAGCAGAGTGCCGGGAGAAGCCACTCTCAGGGATACACTGGACTGCTGGAGAGGTGGGAGTCTGCCATTGCCATTGCTGTTTTCCTAGCAGCTAGATAAAGCAACAGCTAGAGCATTGCCATGATGCTGCTTTTTACAGTTGCCTTTATTCAGAGACATAGCTTTGCTGGAATAACAGCCTAATGCTTGTGTTATAGATGATGTGGTTCCTGGTCCTTCTGGCTGTGAAGGGAGCTTTACAACATCTGCTGGATTTTGAATTAAGAAATTGGATTTTGTGGATATGTTTGCTCTATTTATGTGGTAACAATTCCCATTTGCTTTGttaatcagttttgttttgttttcttagtgtGGTTTAGTGATCAGATGCAGGATCATCCTTTTACAAATCTGTCAGTGAGAGCTGTCTTATAGCAGCCAGCCTTGTTACATCATACAAGCAGTCTGGAGCAAAAGTTAAATACATGtatagtagaaaaaaatgtgcacaTCAGTAACAGAAACCTGATTTGTTTTATATGACGTACCCAGGTAGATAAGACTGTGGAAGTGTATATAGCGGTCAGTAAACTGTGTGCTAATAATTCATTTACCTGCATGAAAGCCAAACAGGATTCTTTTTTTAGGGATTTAAATCTCCTTTTCATATTTGTACTAAACAACATCAGTTGGAGactgcttctgatgctgacttgTAGTGTAGTATAAATACAAGTTCTGCTGCAGTTGCCAGCTAATAAAGAAGTTAGCGTGCTCTTACTGAAACTTCTTGGTAAAACTGATCTTAAAGACGAGTACAGGTCTGACCATTTCTTCTTCTGGAGGATCAACAGCTGAGTCTCATCAGCCTAGCAACAATCTTGACACCATGTTTGAATATATAACCTTTCCTCTCCCCACGTAACTTATCTCTCAGTAAGAAAAGActtccagagaaaaataaacaagtgtCTGCCTGTATGAACTagtaaagggaaaataaaatgataaatgaaCGTTTATTATTTAAACAGTGTGACATGACAAACTGCAAGTGCTGCTCACACCTAGCCCTCTGAGAGCAGCTTTCTTTGCTGATAAGCTTTGGTCGAACCTGAACCTTTAGTAACTGAAGCTAGCTTTGCACATACATTACACACTGGCATGATATCACAATCCTCCAGATTTTCTTCACACCATTCATGAAATCATCCAAATGTCTGAACACGAAGACAACGCCAAGATAGGCATTGGTGCTGTGAGGATTCTGATGTAGTCATCCAGGAGTATTCAGGTTTGGTGCAGAGGCTGTGTAGGCTAAATGATTCTAATATCTGGAAAGACTGCATGTGGGTAACGAGCTATGGCGTGAAAACTGTGATAGTAATTACAGATCATGTGTACAGGTTATGTGGCCTAGGGCTATGCTCTTGCTCTTTCTGCAGTGCATATATTGTGCACAGTTACTTTTGATGTTTTATCACAAAACATCCATTTAGGTGTGTGCTGTGGGCCTAGAACACCTTATGGCACAGAGCCTGCCATTCAGAGCCAGATTACA from Gallus gallus isolate bGalGal1 chromosome 20, bGalGal1.mat.broiler.GRCg7b, whole genome shotgun sequence includes these protein-coding regions:
- the EDN3 gene encoding endothelin-3 isoform X2, translated to MELGLLFLFGLTITSTAGSSPVRRAVCNRAPKTSLGRAWGPRRPGPAPCRRAEIRARRRWGRSSGRRAERRRCRAAAGPRRTAGCCGAEHGAALATPTKTRSASTTATSTSSGSTPQRGLCHMGSLTTEAALEARDLRARIKVLPSLHFGALVWIFMTNSVRSFAEECKTEEGLTFAC
- the EDN3 gene encoding endothelin-3 isoform X3, which encodes MELGLLFLFGLTITSTAGSSPPRPRSLPAGGDPRSAALGQKQREESGAAAVPGGGRAKADGGVLRRRARRCTCYTYKDKECVYYCHLDIIWINTPERTVPYGLSNYRSSFRGKRSTGQNQSTSQPSFRCSCLDIHDKQCTQFCRRMQDRRRNHGSVKTTEKDRCREEEHTLAQ